tttatttcatcGCTTTTGTTTTCATCatcttcttttatttcatcTGTATTGTTTTCATCatcttcttttatttcatcGCTTTTGTTTTCATCatcttcttttatttcatcGGTTTGGTTTTCATCATCTACTTTTATTTCATCTATATTGTTTTCATCATCTTCTCTTAATTCATCTATACTgtttttatcatcatcttttatttcatcTATATTGTTTTCATCGTCTTCTCTATATTCTTCATTACTAACATCTTGTTCAACCATTCCAGACTCACTcttatcattttcattattattatcattattattaatttctCCCTTATGAGcttcattaatattatattcttgatcaaacataaataaattttctGGGGATTTGTAATCCATATCTATAACATCCTCATATTCTGTCATGCttgtattattttctactttactattattatttatcatttcattttcattattatctatcatttcattttcattattatctattatatcattttctgatatttgtatatcactattttcatcttttatGTATTCAATAAtctctttatttttaattattcCTTCTTCATCATAATGAATAATTGAGTCTTTTTCGTTTATACTTTTGTCatcttttataatttcatcattttcataaacataattattattttctttatctgATTCTCTGTCACTTATATAATTAACATCCTGAATAACTTGTTCTCTGTCacttatataattatcatcTTCAAAAATTTGTTCTTTATCTCCTACAAAACTATCATCTTGTTTAATTTCCTCTCTATCacttatataattatcatcTTTAATTTCCTCTCTATCACTTACATAGTTATCTTCTTTAATTTCCTCTCTGTCacttatataattatcatcCTGAATAACTTGTTCTCTGTCacttatataattatcatcTTTAATTTCCTCTCTATCacttatataattatcttCTTTAATTTCCTCTCTATCACTTACATAGTTATCATCTTCAAAAATTTGTTCTTTATCTCCTACAAAACTATCATCTTGTTTAATTTCCTCTCTGTCACTTACATAGTTATCATCTTCAAAAATTTGTTCCTTATCTCCTACAAAACTATCATCTTGTTTAATTTCCTCTCTGTCacttatataattatcatcTTTAATTTCCTCTCTG
Above is a genomic segment from Plasmodium gaboni strain SY75 chromosome Unknown, whole genome shotgun sequence containing:
- a CDS encoding hypothetical protein (conserved Plasmodium protein, unknown function), with the translated sequence DNYVSDREEIKDDNYISDREEIKQDDSFVGDKEQIFEDDNYVSDREEIKQDDSFVGDKEQIFEDDNYVSDREEIKEDNYISDREEIKDDNYISDREQVIQDDNYISDREEIKEDNYVSDREEIKDDNYISDREEIKQDDSFVGDKEQIFEDDNYISDREQVIQDVNYISDRESDKENNNYVYENDEIIKDDKSINEKDSIIHYDEEGIIKNKEIIEYIKDENSDIQISENDIIDNNENEMIDNNENEMINNNSKVENNTSMTEYEDVIDMDYKSPENLFMFDQEYNINEAHKGEINNNDNNNENDKSESGMVEQDVSNEEYREDDENNIDEIKDDDKNSIDELREDDENNIDEIKVDDENQTDEIKEDDENKSDEIKEDDENNTDEIKEDDENKSDEIKEDDEQNTDELNDMKDEDNVEGEDNQELNENLESSDVPKDDEALNVEDSPEEEKDTNVKRESVSFRDKKNEGSTEKKIETKKGGLLMGIMKRKRFMSKDPKKKS